From Pseudonocardia autotrophica, one genomic window encodes:
- a CDS encoding FAD-dependent oxidoreductase: MDDQHATTGRADLLVLGGGMAGLSAAARAAGHGLRVTLVERGPDLGGSARYAGYLWTAATPEVMAEVNPGGSPELRDTVVAGFPGALDFVRDLGVPVGEPVTVLRYGTGHQVDTGAFVAACRRRIAASGEIVTGARTEHLLTDDAGRVTGAGIVTPDGTRRTVRATTTLLATGGFPADADLRAEHVHPQARDIAARSNPWSRGDGLRLALAAGARVTNSGGGFYGHLVPTGVELTPELYVEAALYYSEHAWLFNLAGERFVDESVGDHLTTIALVDQPECRGLLVTDARGYREVVCAPYVEGGPANDKFELARRRGARCVVADSAADFAHVPPEWGYDGPRIAAEIARLAAGGEPGPARSILPRPLDEPPYYVIETTAAITFPFAGIEVDGRGRVRSADGGVVDGLHAAGADAGGLYRNAYAGGLVPAVVLGLAAADAARDRAAGTADLVPGPAGTP; this comes from the coding sequence GTGGACGACCAGCACGCCACGACCGGACGGGCCGACCTGCTCGTGCTGGGCGGCGGGATGGCCGGACTCTCCGCGGCCGCCCGGGCCGCCGGGCACGGCCTGCGGGTGACCCTGGTGGAGCGCGGCCCGGACCTGGGCGGCTCCGCCCGGTACGCGGGCTACCTCTGGACCGCCGCCACCCCGGAGGTCATGGCCGAGGTCAACCCCGGTGGCTCGCCCGAGCTGCGGGACACGGTCGTCGCGGGCTTCCCCGGTGCGCTGGACTTCGTCCGCGACCTCGGCGTGCCGGTCGGGGAACCGGTCACGGTCCTGAGGTACGGGACCGGCCACCAGGTCGACACCGGCGCCTTCGTCGCCGCCTGCCGCCGCCGCATCGCGGCGTCCGGCGAGATCGTGACCGGGGCCCGCACCGAGCACCTGCTGACCGACGACGCCGGCCGCGTCACCGGCGCCGGGATCGTCACCCCCGACGGGACCCGGCGCACCGTGCGGGCGACGACGACGCTGCTGGCCACCGGCGGCTTCCCGGCCGACGCCGACCTGCGGGCCGAGCACGTGCACCCGCAGGCCCGTGACATCGCCGCCCGGTCCAACCCGTGGAGCCGCGGCGACGGCCTGCGCCTGGCGCTGGCGGCGGGTGCCCGCGTCACGAACTCCGGCGGCGGCTTCTACGGCCACCTCGTCCCGACCGGCGTCGAGCTCACCCCGGAGCTCTACGTCGAGGCCGCGCTCTACTACAGCGAGCACGCGTGGCTGTTCAACCTGGCCGGGGAGCGCTTCGTCGACGAGAGCGTCGGCGACCACCTGACCACGATCGCGCTGGTGGACCAGCCGGAGTGCCGGGGGCTGCTGGTGACCGACGCCCGTGGCTACCGTGAGGTGGTGTGCGCGCCCTACGTCGAGGGCGGTCCGGCGAACGACAAGTTCGAGCTGGCCCGGCGCCGGGGCGCGCGCTGCGTGGTGGCCGACTCGGCCGCGGACTTCGCCCACGTGCCCCCGGAGTGGGGCTACGACGGCCCGCGGATCGCGGCCGAGATCGCCCGGCTCGCCGCCGGCGGCGAGCCCGGCCCCGCCCGCTCGATCCTCCCGCGCCCACTCGACGAACCGCCCTACTACGTCATCGAGACGACCGCGGCGATCACCTTCCCGTTCGCCGGTATCGAGGTCGACGGCCGCGGCCGGGTCCGCTCCGCGGACGGCGGCGTGGTCGACGGCCTGCACGCCGCGGGCGCCGACGCCGGCGGCCTCTACCGGAACGCCTACGCCGGCGGCCTCGTCCCGGCCGTCGTCCTCGGGCTGGCCGCGGCGGACGCGGCCCGCGACCGCGCCGCGGGCACCGCGGACCTCGTGCCCGGGCCGGCGGGCACACCCTGA
- a CDS encoding CoA transferase, giving the protein MDAADAWLASGVVPLTGHPDGPALVPPGRAAAVAAELGRLFGTDGAALLAERAALTGRRRAGRISVGGGSRLLRLRTGWAAVGCARPDDPALLGALVGRELPAADPWPELARALAGLTPAELDDGAALLGLAAHSVPDAVEPAPAVPVPGPARDVAGATVVSFGALWAAPLCTHLLGLAGARVVTVETPSRPDRSRHGTPGFHDLLHAGDRSVVLDPGDPDQRAALHRLVRRADIVVEASRPRALRGFGIDAGAEVARGATWISITAAGRDSDRVGFGDDVAASAGLVARDHEGLPVFAGDAIADPLTGLTAAALALCEPGVLHDVSMTGVVAATLDGSPGGPSGDRAVAEPRARTAPGRAPAFGADTTAVITAVTAERAAPR; this is encoded by the coding sequence ATGGACGCCGCCGACGCCTGGCTCGCCTCGGGCGTCGTCCCGCTGACCGGGCACCCGGACGGCCCGGCCCTGGTCCCGCCCGGCCGGGCCGCCGCGGTCGCCGCCGAGCTCGGCAGGCTGTTCGGGACGGACGGAGCGGCCCTGCTCGCGGAGCGGGCCGCGCTCACCGGCCGGCGGCGCGCGGGCCGGATCTCGGTGGGCGGCGGCAGCAGGCTGCTGCGGCTGCGCACCGGATGGGCGGCCGTCGGCTGCGCGCGGCCCGACGACCCGGCGCTGCTGGGCGCCCTGGTCGGCCGCGAGCTGCCCGCCGCCGACCCGTGGCCGGAGCTGGCGCGGGCGCTGGCCGGCCTCACCCCGGCCGAGCTGGACGACGGCGCCGCGCTGCTGGGGCTGGCCGCGCACTCGGTCCCGGACGCCGTCGAGCCGGCACCGGCCGTCCCGGTCCCCGGTCCGGCGCGCGACGTCGCCGGGGCCACGGTCGTCTCGTTCGGAGCGCTCTGGGCGGCTCCACTGTGCACCCACCTGCTGGGCCTGGCCGGGGCCCGGGTGGTCACCGTCGAGACGCCGTCGCGGCCCGACCGGTCGCGGCACGGCACGCCCGGGTTCCACGACCTGCTGCACGCCGGGGACCGGTCGGTCGTGCTGGACCCCGGCGACCCGGACCAGCGCGCCGCGCTGCACCGGCTGGTGCGCCGCGCGGACATCGTCGTCGAGGCCTCGCGGCCGCGCGCGCTGCGCGGGTTCGGGATCGACGCCGGGGCCGAGGTGGCCCGCGGCGCGACCTGGATCTCGATCACCGCCGCCGGCCGGGACAGCGACCGGGTCGGGTTCGGCGACGACGTCGCCGCGTCCGCCGGCCTGGTGGCCCGCGACCACGAGGGGCTCCCGGTCTTCGCCGGGGACGCGATCGCCGACCCGCTGACCGGGCTCACCGCGGCCGCGCTCGCGCTGTGCGAGCCCGGCGTCCTGCACGACGTGTCGATGACCGGCGTCGTGGCGGCCACACTGGACGGGTCGCCGGGCGGCCCGTCCGGGGACCGGGCCGTCGCGGAGCCCCGGGCCCGCACCGCCCCGGGCCGGGCACCGGCGTTCGGCGCCGACACCACCGCCGTCATCACCGCCGTCACCGCCGAGCGGGCGGCACCACGGTGA
- a CDS encoding MFS transporter, which translates to MTATDENPARRASIAAAVGTAVEYYDFAVFGVLAVVLAPLFFPAGDPAVALLATLAVYGAAFLARPLGGLLFGRIGDRHGRRTVLLVTVALMGVATLATGLLPTYATIGIAAPVLLTVLRIVQGLSAGGEIGGAASLATESAPRARRGLFGSATSIGAAAGIAGASAVAGLVALVLTPEDMAAWGWRLPFLVAAPLLLISVALRWRVEDSPVFTEMRDGGERAAAPVSEVLREHRAAVLRVAAAAFAQTTTGGLASVYLVVHLTSVLGYPLAQAVWLSVGIALVPLTVIAWTGALSDRFGRRRIGALGYGGFAVLAIPCFALMGLGSLPVAVLAALVLNIPYGVVLGVAFTQYAELFPTRVRYTGVSLGFNVGGVVGSGLFALVATFLVEVTGSPLGPAFYLVTAAAVGLLVLLSVRETAGSDMRDPAPDVVAGRDTA; encoded by the coding sequence ATGACGGCGACGGACGAGAACCCGGCCCGCCGGGCGAGCATCGCGGCGGCGGTCGGCACCGCTGTCGAGTACTACGACTTCGCGGTCTTCGGCGTGCTCGCCGTGGTGCTGGCGCCGCTGTTCTTCCCGGCCGGCGATCCCGCCGTGGCGCTGCTCGCCACGCTCGCGGTCTACGGTGCGGCGTTCCTGGCCCGCCCGCTGGGCGGGCTGCTGTTCGGCCGGATCGGCGACCGGCACGGGCGGCGCACCGTGCTGCTGGTCACCGTGGCGCTGATGGGGGTGGCGACGCTCGCGACCGGGCTGCTCCCGACCTACGCCACGATCGGCATCGCCGCGCCGGTGCTGCTGACCGTGCTGCGGATCGTGCAGGGCCTGTCGGCCGGAGGGGAGATCGGTGGCGCCGCGTCGCTGGCGACCGAGTCCGCGCCCCGCGCGCGGCGCGGTCTGTTCGGCTCGGCCACCTCGATCGGGGCCGCGGCCGGCATCGCCGGTGCCTCGGCCGTCGCCGGGCTGGTCGCGCTGGTGCTCACCCCCGAGGACATGGCGGCCTGGGGCTGGCGGCTGCCGTTCCTGGTCGCCGCGCCACTGCTCCTGATCAGCGTCGCGCTGCGGTGGCGGGTCGAGGACTCGCCGGTCTTCACCGAGATGCGCGACGGGGGCGAGCGCGCCGCCGCGCCGGTCTCGGAGGTGCTGCGTGAGCACCGGGCCGCCGTCCTGCGGGTCGCGGCCGCCGCGTTCGCCCAGACCACCACGGGCGGTCTCGCGTCGGTCTACCTGGTCGTGCACCTGACCTCGGTCCTGGGGTACCCGCTGGCCCAGGCGGTCTGGCTCTCGGTCGGCATCGCGCTCGTGCCGCTCACCGTGATCGCATGGACCGGGGCGCTGTCCGACCGGTTCGGGCGGCGCCGGATCGGCGCGCTGGGCTACGGCGGGTTCGCCGTCCTCGCGATCCCGTGCTTCGCGCTGATGGGGCTCGGCAGCCTGCCGGTCGCGGTCCTCGCGGCCCTGGTGCTCAACATCCCCTACGGCGTGGTCCTCGGCGTCGCCTTCACCCAGTACGCCGAGCTCTTCCCGACGCGGGTCCGCTACACCGGGGTGTCACTCGGCTTCAACGTGGGCGGGGTCGTCGGGTCCGGGCTGTTCGCCCTCGTGGCGACCTTCCTCGTCGAGGTCACCGGCAGCCCACTCGGGCCGGCGTTCTATCTCGTCACCGCCGCGGCCGTCGGGCTGCTCGTGCTGCTCTCGGTGCGGGAGACCGCGGGCAGCGACATGCGCGACCCGGCCCCCGATGTGGTCGCGGGGCGCGACACCGCTTGA
- a CDS encoding thiolase C-terminal domain-containing protein, which yields MDGIVRCSHDTVYAHDLAHAIGVPQLTFWSDVGPGGVAPAAMVGQAVAAILSGQAETVVVFRELNGRSGRRYGLADAAGDRVGGAGTYDEFFLPYGLLTPGQVFAMLARRHMAEFGTEPEHLGHIALTCRERANANPAAQMHERTMTMDDYLGSRPIAEPLRLFDFCLETDGACAVVVTSTERARDLRRPPALIRAVAQASIPDPQPGMMYPILMRDSLTELPAAAVARTLWSRAGLGPGDVDVAQLYDCFTITVLLQLEDWGFCAKGEGGPFAASGNLGPGGSLPINTAGGHLSEGYVHGMNHVLEGVRQIRGTSTSQVPGAETCLVATTPLPPGSGLLLRSDG from the coding sequence GTGGACGGCATCGTGCGCTGCTCGCACGACACGGTGTACGCGCACGACCTGGCGCACGCGATCGGCGTCCCGCAGCTGACCTTCTGGTCCGACGTCGGCCCCGGCGGGGTGGCGCCCGCCGCGATGGTCGGCCAGGCCGTGGCGGCGATCCTGTCCGGCCAGGCCGAGACCGTGGTCGTGTTCCGCGAGCTCAACGGCCGCTCGGGCCGCCGCTACGGGCTCGCCGACGCCGCCGGTGACCGGGTCGGTGGCGCCGGGACCTACGACGAGTTCTTCCTCCCCTACGGCCTGCTCACCCCGGGTCAGGTGTTCGCGATGCTGGCCCGGCGGCACATGGCCGAGTTCGGCACCGAGCCCGAGCACCTCGGCCACATCGCGCTGACCTGCCGGGAGCGTGCCAACGCCAACCCCGCGGCGCAGATGCACGAGCGCACGATGACGATGGACGACTACCTCGGGTCACGTCCGATCGCCGAGCCGCTGCGGCTGTTCGACTTCTGCCTGGAGACCGACGGGGCCTGCGCCGTCGTCGTCACCTCGACCGAGCGGGCCCGGGACCTGCGCCGGCCGCCGGCGCTGATCCGGGCCGTCGCGCAGGCGAGCATCCCCGACCCGCAGCCCGGGATGATGTACCCGATCCTGATGCGGGACTCGCTGACCGAGCTGCCGGCCGCCGCCGTGGCCCGAACCCTGTGGTCGCGGGCCGGGCTGGGCCCCGGGGACGTCGACGTCGCCCAGCTCTACGACTGCTTCACGATCACCGTGCTGCTCCAGCTCGAGGACTGGGGCTTCTGCGCCAAGGGCGAGGGCGGACCGTTCGCCGCGAGCGGGAACCTCGGTCCGGGCGGCTCGCTGCCGATCAACACGGCCGGCGGGCACCTGTCGGAGGGATACGTGCACGGCATGAACCACGTGCTGGAGGGGGTGCGGCAGATCCGCGGCACCTCGACGTCGCAGGTCCCGGGCGCCGAGACCTGCCTGGTCGCGACCACCCCGCTGCCCCCGGGCAGCGGGCTGCTGCTGCGGAGCGACGGGTGA
- a CDS encoding amidohydrolase family protein, with translation MTLLLRRVEVRGALADVTVRDGRIHAVDPAGAVPAGVSEVLDGRGGALLPGLADHHLHLHALAAARESVPAGRDRSSLLTALAAARPGTGGWIRVVGNHDDDLDARVLDTVRPADPVRVQHHSGAMWTLNSAALAVLGDADHPGLERDAAGAPTGRLFRADAWLRAHLPGTGPPDPRGVATELAGYGITAVTDATPDLAAAAVASLSTVRQRLTLLGLPLGADPPPGVAAGPYKIVLSDHDLPGPDELADRIAAAHRAGRGVAVHSVTVESLVLLLAALEVAGRHPGDRVEHAALVPEALLPELRGLTVVTQPGFLRDRGDRFRREVPAVEHPDLYRCASIDAAGVGLGLSSDAPYGPADPWTVVAAAVSRTTPDGEPLGPAERLGARRALAGYLSPAHAPGGPARRLAPGAPADLVLLHAPLDTVLSAPDASAVRAVFLAGERLVP, from the coding sequence GTGACCCTGCTGCTGCGGCGGGTGGAGGTCCGCGGCGCGCTCGCCGACGTGACGGTCCGGGACGGCCGGATCCACGCCGTCGATCCCGCCGGTGCCGTCCCGGCCGGGGTGTCCGAGGTGCTCGACGGCCGCGGCGGGGCCCTGCTGCCCGGGCTCGCCGACCACCACCTGCACCTGCACGCGCTGGCCGCCGCCCGGGAGTCGGTGCCCGCCGGGCGCGACCGGTCGAGCCTGCTCACCGCGCTCGCGGCCGCCCGGCCAGGGACCGGCGGCTGGATCCGGGTCGTCGGCAACCACGACGACGACCTCGACGCCCGGGTGCTCGACACGGTCCGCCCCGCCGATCCGGTCCGGGTCCAGCACCACAGCGGTGCGATGTGGACACTGAACTCGGCCGCGCTGGCCGTCCTCGGCGACGCGGACCACCCCGGCCTGGAACGGGACGCCGCCGGGGCCCCGACCGGGCGGCTGTTCCGCGCCGACGCCTGGCTGCGCGCGCACCTGCCCGGCACCGGGCCGCCGGACCCGCGCGGCGTCGCCACCGAGCTGGCGGGCTACGGGATCACCGCCGTCACCGACGCCACGCCGGATCTCGCCGCGGCGGCCGTCGCCTCGCTGTCCACGGTCCGTCAGCGGCTCACGCTGCTCGGTCTGCCGCTGGGGGCGGATCCGCCGCCGGGCGTCGCCGCGGGGCCGTACAAGATCGTCCTGTCCGATCACGACCTGCCCGGCCCGGACGAGCTCGCCGACCGGATCGCGGCCGCGCACCGCGCCGGACGCGGGGTCGCCGTGCACTCGGTGACCGTCGAGTCGCTGGTGCTGCTGCTGGCCGCGCTGGAGGTGGCGGGGCGGCACCCCGGCGACCGCGTCGAGCACGCCGCCCTGGTACCGGAGGCCCTGCTCCCGGAACTGCGCGGGCTGACCGTCGTGACCCAGCCCGGGTTCCTGCGCGATCGGGGCGACCGCTTCCGCCGCGAGGTCCCCGCCGTCGAGCACCCCGACCTGTACCGGTGCGCCAGCATCGACGCCGCCGGCGTCGGCCTCGGGCTGTCCTCGGACGCGCCCTACGGTCCGGCCGACCCCTGGACGGTCGTCGCCGCGGCGGTCTCGCGCACCACTCCGGACGGCGAGCCCCTGGGACCGGCGGAACGGCTCGGCGCACGCCGCGCGCTGGCCGGCTACCTCTCGCCCGCGCACGCCCCCGGTGGGCCGGCGCGCCGGCTGGCCCCGGGCGCCCCGGCGGACCTGGTCCTGCTGCACGCCCCGCTCGACACGGTGCTGTCCGCACCGGACGCCTCCGCGGTACGCGCGGTGTTCCTCGCCGGTGAACGCCTGGTCCCGTGA
- a CDS encoding enoyl-CoA hydratase/isomerase family protein, protein MTDTDAVVVSPGDLAGLWSLARPGTDGPVVLGVDLRAPADAGAVLPDPLPDLVLVGVGPVAPEHARLAAALDLTLAPRGPAAAARWSIAVDDPPAELAELTAAAARAPRATTVLTDLLRWNGRLTVPAAIEVESFAYATVLAGEEFRSWLARRGDRPEPPDVDDPVLLARDGDTLRVTLNRPARRNAYGRLLRDALVDALDLAVADPSVTRVLLDGAGPAFCSGGDLDEFGTAPDPVVAHLVRTRGGAARRVHALAARTEVRVHGACVGAGVEIPALAGRVVAAPDATFRLPEIGMGLIPGAGGTVGIPRRIGRRRALYLALSGRAVDAGTALDWGLVDRIDP, encoded by the coding sequence ATGACAGACACGGACGCGGTGGTCGTCTCACCCGGCGACCTGGCCGGGCTCTGGTCCCTGGCCCGGCCCGGCACCGACGGGCCGGTGGTGCTCGGAGTGGACCTGCGCGCCCCGGCCGACGCCGGCGCCGTGCTGCCGGACCCGCTCCCGGATCTCGTCCTGGTCGGGGTGGGCCCGGTCGCGCCGGAGCACGCCCGGCTGGCCGCGGCGCTGGACCTCACCCTGGCACCGCGCGGCCCCGCCGCCGCGGCCCGGTGGAGCATCGCGGTCGACGACCCGCCGGCCGAGCTCGCCGAGCTCACGGCGGCCGCCGCACGGGCGCCCCGGGCGACCACGGTGCTCACCGACCTGCTCCGCTGGAACGGCCGGCTCACCGTCCCGGCCGCGATCGAGGTCGAGTCGTTCGCCTACGCGACGGTGCTGGCGGGGGAGGAGTTCCGGTCCTGGCTCGCCCGCCGCGGGGACCGGCCCGAGCCGCCCGACGTGGACGATCCCGTGCTGCTCGCCCGGGACGGCGACACGCTGCGGGTCACACTGAACCGCCCGGCCCGGCGCAACGCCTACGGCCGGCTGCTGCGCGACGCGCTGGTCGACGCCCTCGACCTCGCCGTCGCCGACCCGTCGGTCACCCGGGTGCTGCTCGACGGGGCGGGTCCGGCGTTCTGCTCCGGCGGCGACCTCGACGAGTTCGGGACCGCACCGGACCCGGTCGTCGCCCACCTCGTCCGCACCCGCGGGGGAGCGGCGCGCCGGGTGCACGCCCTGGCGGCCCGGACCGAGGTGCGGGTGCACGGGGCCTGCGTGGGCGCCGGCGTCGAGATCCCGGCGCTGGCGGGCCGGGTGGTCGCCGCGCCGGATGCGACGTTCCGGCTGCCGGAGATCGGGATGGGCCTGATCCCCGGCGCCGGGGGGACGGTCGGCATCCCGCGCCGGATCGGGCGCCGGCGGGCGCTGTACCTGGCGCTGTCCGGGCGGGCCGTCGATGCGGGCACCGCGCTCGACTGGGGTCTGGTGGATCGCATCGACCCGTGA
- a CDS encoding enoyl-CoA hydratase-related protein, with the protein MRRGRGEGVPDADEVGVQRLAPDLRGHLSAARALTGIRSIRVPVIAAVNGAAAGGGLALALAADIRLASPRAKFSAAFVKIGLSAGDLGTSWLLPRLIGPAAAAEFAYTAGTMDAARAEETGLGRPRRRRLRPAAAARPAPAATLSDEAFASWSNGQYPVRGRVAGSTTPASPRPMWTASCAARTTRCTRTTWRTRSASRS; encoded by the coding sequence GTGCGGCGCGGCCGCGGCGAGGGTGTTCCAGACGCCGACGAGGTTGGTGTCCAGCGTCTCGCGCCAGATCTCCGGGGTCACCTCAGTGCCGCCCGCGCGCTGACCGGGATCCGGAGCATCCGGGTACCCGTCATCGCGGCGGTCAACGGTGCCGCGGCGGGCGGCGGGCTCGCCCTGGCCCTGGCCGCGGACATCCGGCTGGCCTCGCCGCGGGCGAAGTTCAGTGCGGCCTTCGTCAAGATCGGACTGTCGGCCGGGGACCTCGGCACGTCGTGGCTGCTGCCCCGACTGATCGGACCCGCCGCCGCCGCGGAGTTCGCCTATACGGCGGGCACGATGGACGCGGCGAGGGCCGAGGAGACCGGGCTAGGCCGGCCGCGCCGGAGGCGCCTTCGTCCAGCGGCCGCCGCGCGCCCGGCGCCTGCCGCGACACTGTCGGATGAGGCCTTCGCCTCCTGGTCCAACGGGCAGTACCCGGTCCGGGGTCGTGTCGCCGGCTCGACGACGCCGGCCTCACCCCGTCCGATGTGGACGGCATCGTGCGCTGCTCGCACGACACGGTGTACGCGCACGACCTGGCGCACGCGATCGGCGTCCCGCAGCTGA
- a CDS encoding FadR/GntR family transcriptional regulator, which yields MRNPADAGGTDRSAPGSGGWVRAARVSSTPRDDRLVTMGSAGAVFRPLKASEAVARDIVTDILEKGYRTGDALPNEASMIEQYGVSRESLREGLRLLETQGLITIRRGPRGGPKVGSVDPASIGRMTTLYFRMAGASYAELLEAWEVAETMLAERAARHPDAGLRRDLMAPYLGDHPPYDSEGVDDFVEMHAGFHARLATLAANRVLELTLPSYGLIVSHHVARVDDPRRLYGVLVHDHHAIARAVVDGRPRKAREEMERHIGEVVAATAADLGERAGGPVEWL from the coding sequence ATGAGGAATCCCGCTGACGCCGGGGGGACGGACCGGTCGGCACCGGGTTCGGGGGGCTGGGTCCGGGCGGCTCGGGTCTCGTCCACCCCCCGGGACGACCGGCTGGTCACGATGGGCTCGGCGGGTGCGGTGTTCCGGCCGCTCAAGGCGTCCGAGGCGGTGGCCCGCGACATCGTCACCGACATCCTGGAGAAGGGCTACCGCACCGGTGACGCGTTGCCCAACGAGGCGTCGATGATCGAGCAGTACGGGGTCAGCCGGGAGTCCCTGCGGGAGGGGCTGCGGCTGCTGGAGACCCAGGGGCTGATCACGATCCGGCGGGGCCCGCGGGGCGGGCCGAAGGTCGGGTCGGTGGACCCGGCGAGCATCGGCCGGATGACCACGCTCTACTTCCGGATGGCGGGAGCCAGCTACGCCGAGCTGCTCGAGGCGTGGGAGGTGGCCGAGACGATGCTCGCCGAGCGGGCGGCCCGCCATCCCGACGCCGGGCTGCGCCGCGATCTGATGGCGCCCTACCTCGGTGACCACCCGCCGTACGACTCCGAGGGGGTCGACGACTTCGTCGAGATGCACGCGGGCTTCCACGCCCGGCTGGCGACGCTGGCCGCCAACCGCGTGCTGGAGCTGACCCTGCCGAGCTACGGCCTGATCGTCAGTCACCACGTGGCGCGGGTGGACGATCCGCGCCGGCTCTACGGCGTGCTGGTGCACGACCATCACGCCATAGCCCGCGCCGTCGTCGACGGTCGTCCGCGGAAGGCCCGCGAGGAGATGGAACGCCACATCGGTGAGGTCGTCGCCGCGACCGCGGCCGATCTCGGCGAGCGCGCCGGGGGCCCGGTCGAGTGGCTGTGA
- a CDS encoding MFS transporter encodes MSSTTSTEARRIGRRASTAAAVGTAIEYYDFAIYGYLAVVLAPLFFPSEDGLIGVLATLTVVASGFLARPLGGLFFGRLGDRKGRRAVLMATVAVMGVATVLTGLLPTYAEVGVLAPVLLTVLRIAQGFSAGGEIGGAASLATESAPSKRRGLFGSATSVGIALGLAGAAGIVGTVTALTTPEQLASWGWRIPFLIAGPLLVGAVLYRMRVEDSPVFQKMIDTSEPPKAPITEVVRDHRRSVFGVVGVAYATMTAGGLSSVYLLVHLSAVLGYSLTWALWLIVLIVLLPIGLIPWAGALSDRYGRRTVLTVGLIGFAVLAVPCYWAMQQGSIGLAVAAALLLNVPFGICQGVIYTLYSELFPTRVRYTGVSIGFNIGGVIGSGLVSVIATSLVSLTGNTLAPAFYLLFAALVGLAVVATLRETSRIALADDAADRATERA; translated from the coding sequence ATGTCGAGCACCACCTCCACGGAGGCCCGGCGGATCGGCCGCCGGGCCAGCACTGCCGCGGCCGTCGGGACGGCCATCGAGTACTACGACTTCGCCATCTACGGCTACCTCGCGGTCGTGCTGGCACCGCTGTTCTTCCCCTCCGAGGACGGCCTGATCGGTGTGCTCGCCACGCTGACCGTCGTCGCCAGCGGGTTCCTCGCCCGCCCGCTCGGCGGTTTGTTCTTCGGCCGCCTCGGTGACCGGAAGGGGCGCCGGGCGGTACTGATGGCGACCGTCGCCGTGATGGGTGTGGCGACCGTGCTGACCGGCCTGCTCCCGACCTACGCGGAGGTCGGCGTGCTCGCGCCGGTCCTGCTCACCGTGCTGCGGATCGCGCAGGGCTTCTCGGCCGGCGGCGAGATCGGTGGTGCGGCGTCGCTGGCCACCGAGTCCGCTCCGTCGAAGCGCCGGGGCCTGTTCGGATCGGCGACTTCGGTCGGCATCGCGCTGGGCCTCGCCGGCGCGGCCGGGATCGTGGGCACGGTCACCGCGCTCACCACGCCGGAGCAGCTGGCGAGCTGGGGGTGGCGGATCCCGTTCCTGATCGCGGGCCCGCTGCTGGTCGGCGCGGTCCTGTACCGGATGCGGGTCGAGGACTCGCCGGTGTTCCAGAAGATGATCGACACCTCCGAGCCGCCCAAGGCGCCGATCACCGAGGTGGTGCGCGACCACCGGCGCTCGGTCTTCGGCGTGGTGGGCGTCGCCTACGCCACGATGACAGCGGGTGGTCTGAGCTCGGTGTACCTGCTGGTGCACCTCTCCGCGGTCCTGGGCTACTCGCTCACCTGGGCGCTGTGGCTGATCGTGCTGATCGTGCTGCTCCCGATCGGGCTCATCCCGTGGGCCGGGGCGCTCAGCGACCGTTACGGCCGGCGGACGGTCCTGACCGTCGGCCTCATCGGGTTCGCGGTCCTGGCGGTGCCCTGCTACTGGGCGATGCAGCAGGGGTCGATCGGGCTCGCCGTCGCCGCGGCACTGCTGCTGAACGTGCCGTTCGGGATCTGCCAGGGCGTGATCTACACCCTGTACTCCGAGCTGTTCCCGACCCGGGTCCGCTACACCGGCGTCTCGATCGGGTTCAACATCGGCGGCGTCATCGGCTCCGGGCTGGTGTCGGTGATCGCGACCTCGCTGGTCTCGCTGACCGGCAACACCCTCGCGCCGGCGTTCTACCTGCTGTTCGCCGCGCTGGTCGGTCTCGCTGTGGTCGCGACGCTGCGCGAGACCTCGCGCATCGCGCTCGCCGACGACGCGGCGGACCGGGCGACGGAGCGGGCGTGA
- a CDS encoding Zn-ribbon domain-containing OB-fold protein produces MTGPAGPSRLLPVDDDLDTGPFFAAARRGELALQHCTACGLLLHVPKAYCHRCGSWETDWRVVPGRGSLLTWTVVTHQVHPAHPVPYTVVLVAVDGCGAHLVGSLPGRPELATGQPMEVWFEHLDHGVVLPNWRPVAPHE; encoded by the coding sequence GTGACCGGGCCGGCCGGGCCCTCCCGGCTGCTACCGGTCGACGACGACCTGGACACCGGGCCGTTCTTCGCCGCCGCCCGCCGCGGCGAGCTGGCGCTGCAGCACTGCACGGCCTGCGGGCTGCTGCTGCACGTGCCCAAGGCCTACTGCCACCGGTGCGGGAGCTGGGAGACCGACTGGCGGGTGGTGCCGGGCCGCGGCAGCCTGCTGACCTGGACGGTCGTCACCCACCAGGTCCATCCCGCGCACCCGGTGCCCTACACGGTGGTGCTCGTCGCCGTCGACGGCTGCGGAGCGCACCTGGTCGGCTCGCTGCCCGGCCGGCCCGAGCTCGCGACCGGGCAGCCGATGGAGGTCTGGTTCGAGCACCTCGACCACGGCGTCGTGCTGCCGAACTGGCGGCCGGTCGCGCCGCACGAATGA